One Leptospira wolbachii serovar Codice str. CDC genomic region harbors:
- a CDS encoding 7TM diverse intracellular signaling domain-containing protein, which yields MRTLLTVILSGLVLSCSRLEIQKSITDDSFVPQKIDYAIAAGIDVNFQKLRWTPIFKNNLSLGFQSNHVYLRIKATNPTSVNKLILDLGNPHLDMVRVYEEGNPEPIKEGGDFIAHSHWDAFSKSIAFELDWKENETKTLILETKSSSNVSYLIRFYSKETFYLKENLENTILGFFYGTIFIMVIYNLFIYFILKEKAYISYSISIFFNLMLQMYLNGILNQVITLDHPEIHNRIGSIIVTCSALSGWTFAQQTLNLRELNPWSYRLIQSLKIIVLFYILIPYSYLPIDVAVRLGNLIAQLFVVSVLLVAIVNYSTGNKQARLFLIGWSTLLFGILMYTLMQNGILPVNVFTIYGNQIGSTLEAAILSLALANKINELKEEKAKTQAEALVTLEEKVRERTKTLDESLNLIKKDLNVAKKIQKTLFSDIKTSDPRIHFHSYYQSMSEVGGDFYDLTQVKPDYYRIFVADATGHGIQAALITMAIKAEYESLKVIYDHPDDLVFHINQIFINKYSNIQTIFTCSVCDIDLKNKLLFYASAGHPDQIHQRIHDIKLLPRTGKIIGLMDHTQYRLIEHQIEEGDRIFLFTDGIFEQFNEEKELFGEDRLYEILKENLKMSLDHTMAKVLSELASFTEGDVKQDDITFIGCEIQSLS from the coding sequence ATGCGGACGCTCCTAACAGTCATTTTGTCGGGTTTGGTATTGTCTTGTTCCCGATTGGAAATTCAGAAATCCATTACTGATGACAGTTTTGTTCCGCAAAAAATCGATTATGCGATCGCCGCAGGTATTGACGTTAATTTTCAAAAACTTCGGTGGACTCCTATTTTTAAAAATAACTTGAGTTTGGGTTTCCAATCAAACCACGTTTACCTTCGCATCAAAGCTACAAACCCAACCTCTGTTAATAAGCTGATCCTTGATCTAGGAAACCCCCATCTTGACATGGTTCGTGTTTATGAAGAGGGAAATCCAGAACCCATCAAAGAAGGTGGTGACTTTATTGCTCATTCTCACTGGGATGCTTTTTCCAAATCCATTGCCTTCGAACTGGATTGGAAAGAAAATGAAACCAAAACACTCATTTTGGAAACCAAATCGTCATCAAACGTTAGTTATTTGATTCGTTTTTACTCAAAGGAAACATTTTACCTAAAAGAAAATTTAGAGAACACCATCCTTGGCTTTTTTTATGGAACCATCTTCATCATGGTGATTTATAACTTATTCATTTATTTTATCTTAAAAGAAAAAGCATACATCTCCTATTCCATTTCTATTTTTTTTAATTTAATGCTACAAATGTATCTAAATGGAATTCTAAACCAAGTAATCACTTTAGATCATCCAGAAATTCACAATCGGATTGGGAGTATCATTGTGACTTGTTCTGCATTATCAGGTTGGACATTTGCCCAACAGACTTTGAATCTTCGAGAATTAAATCCTTGGTCATACAGACTCATCCAATCACTAAAAATAATTGTTTTATTTTATATTTTAATTCCCTATTCCTACTTACCCATCGACGTTGCTGTTCGTTTAGGAAATTTAATCGCCCAACTATTTGTAGTTTCTGTTCTTCTAGTTGCGATAGTCAATTACAGTACGGGAAACAAACAAGCAAGGTTGTTCCTCATTGGCTGGAGTACTTTGCTCTTTGGAATTTTAATGTACACTTTGATGCAAAATGGAATTTTGCCCGTGAATGTATTTACGATTTATGGAAACCAAATCGGATCTACCTTAGAAGCAGCAATCTTGTCGTTAGCACTTGCAAATAAAATCAATGAACTAAAAGAAGAAAAGGCCAAAACACAAGCAGAAGCCTTGGTCACTCTCGAAGAAAAAGTAAGAGAACGGACTAAGACTTTGGATGAATCCTTAAATCTGATTAAAAAGGATTTGAACGTTGCCAAAAAAATCCAAAAGACTTTGTTCTCGGATATCAAAACCAGTGATCCAAGAATACATTTCCATTCCTACTACCAATCTATGTCTGAAGTAGGCGGAGATTTCTATGACCTAACGCAAGTAAAGCCAGACTACTATCGTATTTTTGTTGCCGATGCTACTGGGCACGGAATCCAAGCAGCTCTTATCACTATGGCAATCAAAGCAGAATATGAATCATTAAAAGTAATTTATGACCATCCGGATGATTTGGTATTTCATATAAACCAAATCTTTATTAATAAATACAGCAATATCCAAACCATTTTTACATGTTCTGTTTGTGATATTGATTTAAAAAACAAATTACTTTTCTATGCTTCTGCAGGTCATCCCGACCAAATCCATCAGAGAATTCATGACATAAAACTACTTCCCAGAACAGGGAAAATCATTGGTCTTATGGATCATACCCAATACCGACTCATAGAACACCAAATTGAAGAAGGAGATCGTATCTTTTTGTTCACCGATGGAATTTTTGAACAGTTCAATGAAGAAAAAGAACTGTTTGGCGAAGATAGATTGTATGAAATATTAAAAGAGAACCTAAAGATGAGTTTAGATCATACAATGGCAAAAGTACTCAGTGAACTAGCTTCGTTTACCGAAGGGGATGTAAAACAAGACGACATTACATTTATCGGTTGCGAAATTCAAAGTCTAAGTTGA
- a CDS encoding gamma carbonic anhydrase family protein yields the protein MPVFTKPFIHPSATAFGMIEYGTSVSLWPGAVVRADMNSIKLGNYVNIQDNSTLHTDSTSPISIGEWTLVGHNVMIHGCKIGRGVLVGIGSIVLDNAEIGDGSQIAAGCMIRGGKKIPPRSLVVPDGSDIKIFPGKAKPELTVAGCIEYAHLSVRFEKNIFVPFQKEEEVHFVTQAKDIITKLGI from the coding sequence ATTCCAGTTTTTACAAAACCATTCATCCACCCTTCCGCTACCGCCTTCGGTATGATAGAATATGGAACTTCTGTTTCTCTTTGGCCAGGAGCTGTGGTTCGTGCCGATATGAACTCCATCAAATTAGGTAATTACGTTAACATCCAAGACAATTCCACTCTCCATACAGATAGCACAAGTCCTATATCCATCGGCGAATGGACATTAGTTGGTCATAATGTAATGATTCACGGCTGTAAAATTGGTAGAGGAGTTCTTGTAGGCATTGGTTCTATCGTTCTTGATAATGCTGAAATTGGCGATGGTTCACAAATTGCGGCAGGATGTATGATTCGAGGTGGTAAAAAAATTCCTCCTCGATCTCTTGTAGTCCCCGATGGATCTGATATTAAAATTTTTCCCGGAAAAGCAAAACCAGAACTAACAGTAGCGGGATGTATTGAATATGCTCACTTATCGGTTCGTTTTGAAAAAAACATCTTTGTTCCCTTTCAAAAAGAAGAAGAAGTTCATTTTGTAACTCAAGCAAAAGATATCATTACAAAGCTTGGGATCTAA
- a CDS encoding MFS transporter: MKKIIDKIQILGIFSITQTVFQIGTVLIMSVSALAGQNIAPSPESASLPISFVILGTLLGLFPASRMMKWKGSKFGLLTGTVIGIFGAILASYAMYERNFILFSIAHLLYGFHQSFIQYLRFVAMESVPTHDRASALSWILIAGIPAAFLGPLAGLHGIQLIPDSLYLGCYIILILSLSLQFVFVSFLPTPSKPTNENHTKDLESSPREAVRPLSYHVKNFGLWVSVLATGFSFGLMAMLMSAVPVAMKTHGHAMHASTTVLQWHVLGMYIPSFFSGQLVRKMTAPYLILLGIFVMGLESFAALQGTGFLPFAVALILLGIGWNFMYVGGTNLLVEQYHPSEKNTIQAINDTIVYSMAILSTYSAGYLENKIGWLRLNLVSIPFLVLITIFIIVYIERNRRNLKVIH, from the coding sequence ATGAAAAAAATTATAGATAAAATCCAAATCCTGGGAATTTTTTCCATTACCCAAACTGTATTCCAAATTGGAACAGTGCTGATCATGTCCGTTTCAGCCTTGGCAGGGCAAAACATCGCACCCTCTCCCGAATCAGCGTCCTTACCCATTTCCTTTGTCATTCTAGGAACCCTCCTTGGTTTGTTTCCTGCATCAAGAATGATGAAATGGAAAGGAAGTAAGTTTGGTTTACTCACTGGAACAGTGATTGGAATTTTCGGAGCTATTCTCGCATCCTATGCGATGTACGAGAGAAATTTTATTCTTTTTTCCATAGCACACTTGTTATATGGATTCCATCAATCCTTTATACAATACTTACGATTTGTGGCAATGGAATCGGTTCCCACACATGATAGGGCAAGTGCTTTGTCATGGATTTTGATAGCTGGAATTCCCGCAGCTTTCCTTGGTCCATTGGCAGGACTTCACGGGATCCAACTCATTCCTGATTCCTTGTACTTGGGATGTTATATCATCCTTATTTTAAGTTTGTCATTACAATTTGTTTTTGTTAGTTTTCTTCCCACACCTTCCAAACCAACAAACGAAAACCATACGAAAGATTTAGAATCTTCTCCCAGAGAAGCAGTAAGACCTCTTTCCTATCATGTTAAAAACTTTGGACTTTGGGTCTCTGTTTTGGCGACTGGTTTTAGTTTTGGACTGATGGCTATGCTTATGTCTGCCGTTCCTGTGGCGATGAAAACACATGGACACGCGATGCACGCCTCTACTACTGTTTTACAATGGCATGTACTCGGAATGTACATCCCTTCTTTTTTCTCAGGACAATTGGTACGAAAAATGACAGCTCCTTATCTCATTCTACTTGGAATTTTTGTGATGGGACTCGAAAGTTTTGCAGCCTTACAAGGAACAGGATTTTTACCATTCGCAGTGGCCCTCATTCTACTCGGAATTGGATGGAATTTTATGTATGTGGGAGGAACCAATCTACTTGTGGAACAATACCACCCTTCAGAAAAAAATACCATTCAAGCGATTAACGATACCATTGTTTACTCTATGGCAATCCTTTCAACATATAGCGCAGGTTATTTGGAAAATAAAATTGGTTGGCTTCGTTTAAATTTGGTAAGTATTCCTTTTCTCGTTTTGATTACAATTTTTATTATTGTTTATATCGAACGCAATCGAAGGAATTTAAAAGTTATTCATTAA
- a CDS encoding acyl-CoA thioesterase, whose translation MTNPNDLPAKSPQESAVETRHIVLPNDANHYGTAFGGAIMSWIDLIAAMSAQRHSGHEAVTVSIDRINFITPIQIGDHVNLKAMVNYVGNTSMEVGVQVNRENPYTGEMVRATTAYLSFVALDENKKPCPVPPLRLETDLEKRRYAEGKLRIEMAKDFSAKIKAGRKII comes from the coding sequence GTGACGAATCCTAACGATTTACCCGCTAAGTCACCCCAAGAATCTGCAGTAGAAACAAGGCATATTGTACTTCCCAATGATGCAAATCATTACGGAACAGCATTCGGTGGTGCCATCATGAGTTGGATCGATTTGATCGCCGCAATGTCTGCGCAAAGGCATTCCGGTCATGAGGCTGTAACCGTAAGTATTGATCGAATTAATTTCATAACACCAATTCAAATTGGGGATCATGTCAATTTAAAAGCAATGGTCAATTATGTGGGAAACACTTCCATGGAAGTGGGAGTTCAAGTCAATCGTGAGAATCCCTATACCGGTGAGATGGTTCGCGCAACCACAGCCTATCTCTCGTTTGTTGCTTTGGATGAAAATAAAAAACCTTGTCCAGTCCCTCCCTTACGTTTAGAAACAGACTTGGAAAAAAGAAGATACGCAGAAGGGAAACTCCGGATTGAAATGGCAAAAGATTTTTCTGCCAAAATCAAAGCCGGAAGAAAGATCATTTAA
- a CDS encoding putative bifunctional diguanylate cyclase/phosphodiesterase, which yields MLKDKHKYVYWTKFRKDTSPLLRRFLLAASGLFVVAACLHIVPLLTHQGEVDYLFFTVDLSFAAILFLEFLLKNKVPLIIRVFSLICTTIFISVLSYMRSGLLGSAEISIAFMIVSFFVFLPPILSLISSLLVSLLPALFGGLVYFSWIQFPNSLGIRNNNPREWIFNSISLILFSVLTGFLIQRLRSKLIKNIIYLKESRSKILKSQKHIDKLAFYDSLTHLPNRHLFEKIIQNRINSGVSESFLLLINLKGLKVINALHGIGFGDQILTLTGCVLKLFTDEKPDILVASLGGDEFILWIENSSKTKIEEAIVKFDLNNNELLTPERLGHRLQYRVSGIQFPQDANHLDEIIRKLSIAMNVARDGILTKLVWFQTGMESKIEREQKLKNYLEKAINGNNFKIAYQEKVDITSKQTVGLEALARWSLPEFGDITPDEFIPIITKSELIVPFGKCIFEKVISHIPRLLESFGKQIQVSINISPIFFLYPNFNEYIIRYLLDHKIDPKILIFEITEDVFLDEIETIQEIVSELRSKGISVSLDDFGKGYSSLHYMQKIQFDELKIDKSFLDDIACSDRNFLLLESICHLADSLGLKTIAEGIENEEQLLRLKQTSCHVVQGYLYSRPQILFD from the coding sequence ATGCTGAAAGATAAACATAAATATGTCTACTGGACGAAGTTCCGAAAGGACACAAGTCCTCTACTTCGCAGGTTTCTTTTGGCCGCCTCAGGTTTGTTTGTCGTTGCAGCATGCTTACATATTGTACCCCTTTTAACACACCAAGGGGAAGTTGATTATCTTTTTTTTACCGTAGACCTCAGCTTTGCTGCGATTCTTTTTTTAGAATTTCTCTTAAAAAACAAAGTACCATTAATCATTCGTGTTTTTAGTTTAATCTGTACAACTATATTTATCTCTGTATTGTCCTATATGAGAAGCGGCCTTTTGGGTAGTGCAGAAATTTCAATAGCATTTATGATTGTTTCTTTTTTTGTTTTTCTTCCGCCCATCTTAAGTTTAATTTCTTCGCTCCTTGTATCGTTACTTCCTGCATTATTTGGTGGACTCGTTTATTTTTCATGGATTCAATTCCCGAATTCATTAGGAATTAGAAATAATAATCCTAGAGAATGGATTTTTAATTCTATCAGTTTAATTCTATTTTCTGTTTTAACTGGTTTTTTAATCCAAAGACTACGATCAAAATTAATTAAAAATATAATTTATCTCAAAGAGTCGAGAAGCAAAATATTAAAATCTCAGAAACATATCGATAAACTAGCGTTTTATGATTCATTAACACATCTACCAAACAGACATCTTTTTGAAAAAATAATTCAAAATAGAATCAACTCAGGTGTATCAGAATCATTTCTACTTTTGATCAATCTAAAGGGACTCAAGGTAATCAATGCTTTACATGGAATCGGATTTGGGGACCAAATCCTTACCTTAACAGGATGTGTGCTTAAATTATTTACTGATGAAAAACCAGACATACTGGTTGCGAGTTTGGGTGGCGACGAATTTATACTCTGGATCGAAAACTCAAGCAAAACCAAAATCGAAGAGGCAATCGTTAAATTTGATCTCAACAATAACGAATTATTAACGCCAGAACGGCTAGGACATAGATTACAATATAGAGTTTCAGGAATCCAGTTTCCCCAAGATGCGAATCATCTAGATGAAATTATACGCAAACTTTCTATAGCGATGAATGTGGCAAGAGATGGAATTTTAACAAAATTGGTTTGGTTCCAAACAGGAATGGAGTCGAAGATTGAAAGAGAACAAAAATTAAAGAATTATTTGGAGAAGGCAATCAACGGAAACAACTTCAAGATAGCTTACCAAGAAAAAGTCGACATTACTTCTAAACAAACTGTGGGACTTGAGGCTCTCGCCAGGTGGAGTCTACCCGAATTCGGAGATATAACTCCCGATGAATTTATACCCATCATCACCAAATCTGAGTTAATTGTTCCGTTTGGAAAATGTATTTTTGAAAAAGTAATTTCTCATATTCCTCGTTTATTAGAATCTTTTGGAAAACAAATTCAAGTCTCTATCAATATTTCACCTATCTTCTTTTTATATCCAAATTTCAACGAGTACATCATTCGTTATCTATTAGATCACAAGATTGATCCAAAAATTTTAATATTCGAAATTACAGAAGATGTATTCTTAGATGAAATAGAAACCATCCAAGAAATTGTATCCGAACTCAGATCGAAAGGAATCTCTGTATCGTTGGATGATTTTGGAAAAGGTTACTCCTCCCTTCATTATATGCAAAAAATACAATTTGATGAATTAAAAATTGATAAATCTTTTTTAGATGACATTGCATGTTCTGATCGAAACTTTCTGCTTTTAGAATCCATTTGCCATTTAGCTGATTCATTAGGGCTCAAAACCATTGCAGAAGGTATTGAAAACGAAGAACAACTTCTCCGTCTCAAACAAACCTCTTGTCACGTTGTCCAAGGGTATCTATACTCAAGGCCACAGATTCTTTTTGATTGA
- a CDS encoding cation diffusion facilitator family transporter, whose protein sequence is MGQGHNHSNHDHHSHDHHHHTSSSSKNLAWAFALNLSFSLLELVGGIFSNSIAIISDAFHDFGDALSLALVWYLQKVSTKPKDNYFDYGYKRFSILGALIISVILSVGSIFMIIESIKRFITPEETKADIMFVLAIVGVVVNGAAMIRLNHGKSLTEKAVFLHFLEDILGWVAVLIGSIVMMYFTFPWFDPLLSLAIALWILWNAYGNIKQVMVVMLQAVPESIDRRDLIDKWEKIKGIHSVHDIKIWSLDGNHHVASLHVLIDKTVKLNEFQKVKERIRKVALDFEIIHTTIELETDAEACKLHSE, encoded by the coding sequence ATGGGACAAGGTCATAATCATTCTAATCACGACCATCACTCGCACGATCACCACCACCATACCTCATCCTCGTCTAAAAACTTAGCATGGGCGTTCGCACTTAACTTAAGTTTTTCGCTCTTAGAGTTAGTAGGTGGAATTTTTTCCAATAGTATCGCCATTATTTCCGATGCCTTTCACGACTTTGGTGATGCATTGTCTCTTGCCCTTGTTTGGTATCTCCAAAAAGTTTCTACAAAACCGAAAGACAATTATTTTGATTATGGTTACAAACGATTCTCAATATTAGGTGCACTTATTATTTCTGTCATTCTTTCTGTTGGATCTATTTTTATGATCATTGAATCAATTAAAAGATTCATTACTCCAGAAGAAACCAAAGCTGATATTATGTTTGTATTGGCAATCGTTGGCGTTGTGGTCAATGGAGCCGCCATGATCCGATTGAATCATGGTAAATCATTAACAGAGAAAGCAGTTTTTCTACATTTTTTAGAGGATATACTTGGATGGGTCGCAGTTCTTATCGGAAGTATTGTTATGATGTATTTTACATTCCCTTGGTTTGATCCTTTGCTCTCGCTAGCAATTGCTTTATGGATCTTATGGAATGCCTATGGTAACATTAAACAGGTGATGGTAGTCATGTTACAGGCGGTTCCGGAATCTATCGATCGTAGAGATTTAATCGACAAATGGGAAAAAATCAAAGGGATTCACTCCGTACATGATATTAAAATCTGGAGTTTAGATGGTAATCATCATGTAGCCTCTTTACACGTACTGATAGATAAAACTGTAAAACTAAATGAGTTTCAAAAAGTAAAAGAGAGAATTCGAAAGGTTGCCCTAGATTTTGAAATCATCCATACAACCATCGAACTAGAAACAGACGCTGAAGCATGCAAACTACATTCAGAATAA
- a CDS encoding DAPG hydrolase family protein: protein MKKVKLGLLPKLQIHWNRKSVDSAESGREVLPDGRIKYWIRHDTLKGIHPRMLVWWFQHLEGDIEYEGGVYNRYHVWHPEDHVHVSYEKRKPDGSVGPGAELRIVEYLGRQKSYLVNVVSPIEKLDEDGFIHNPRLNGILPIARMEYSFKETAHGTRYENCLLVGWKGFSFKLMRPLFEFLFFDKKHGLAWIKHNIEEVGQFERFLPGLYRKENENIR, encoded by the coding sequence ATGAAAAAGGTTAAATTGGGACTTTTGCCAAAGTTACAAATTCATTGGAATCGGAAGTCTGTGGATTCGGCAGAATCTGGAAGAGAGGTTTTGCCAGATGGACGAATCAAATATTGGATTCGACATGATACATTAAAGGGAATCCATCCTAGAATGTTAGTTTGGTGGTTTCAACATTTGGAAGGGGATATAGAATATGAGGGAGGTGTTTATAATCGGTACCATGTGTGGCATCCCGAAGACCATGTTCATGTAAGTTACGAAAAAAGAAAACCGGATGGAAGTGTAGGGCCAGGTGCTGAACTTAGAATCGTTGAATACTTAGGTAGGCAAAAAAGCTATTTAGTGAATGTAGTGAGTCCGATTGAAAAATTGGATGAGGATGGATTTATTCATAATCCTCGTTTGAATGGGATTTTGCCTATTGCAAGAATGGAATATAGTTTTAAAGAAACCGCACACGGAACCCGTTACGAGAATTGTTTGCTTGTGGGATGGAAAGGTTTTAGTTTTAAGTTGATGCGACCGCTATTTGAATTTTTGTTCTTTGACAAAAAACACGGATTGGCTTGGATCAAACATAACATCGAAGAGGTGGGTCAGTTCGAACGTTTTTTACCTGGTCTCTATAGGAAAGAAAATGAGAATATACGGTGA
- a CDS encoding TetR/AcrR family transcriptional regulator, whose protein sequence is MKLTLKLLQNEFSAYENPQSEKEQDIVMAAEDVFAEFGFAGATTAELAKRAGVTERTLFKYFLSKFDLYKRILSGLLLSTIVPGHMSDLKERLQSLKPNFKDWYISILKARWEAVSKEPKKLKLLLGALLFSKEFSEIFGNLWKTNLYDTSLEAIRYFQEIGEIRKDLDPNQIVRNSFSLGASLLITKFVLAPKLPMDPKEEVETLFEIFYHGIKKDQ, encoded by the coding sequence ATGAAACTGACCTTAAAACTACTACAAAACGAATTTAGCGCTTACGAAAATCCGCAATCGGAGAAAGAACAGGACATAGTCATGGCAGCGGAAGATGTTTTTGCAGAGTTTGGCTTTGCCGGTGCCACAACTGCGGAATTAGCCAAAAGGGCTGGTGTTACAGAACGTACGCTTTTTAAATATTTTCTTTCTAAGTTTGATTTATACAAAAGGATTTTGTCAGGTTTACTATTATCCACAATTGTTCCCGGTCATATGTCAGACCTAAAAGAAAGATTACAATCACTGAAACCAAACTTCAAGGACTGGTATATTTCCATACTCAAAGCACGATGGGAAGCGGTATCCAAAGAACCAAAAAAACTAAAACTTCTGCTCGGTGCTCTTCTTTTCTCCAAAGAATTCTCTGAAATTTTTGGAAATCTCTGGAAAACAAATTTATATGATACCTCGCTCGAGGCCATTCGTTACTTTCAGGAAATCGGAGAAATCAGAAAGGATTTAGATCCTAATCAAATCGTAAGAAATTCTTTTAGTTTAGGGGCAAGTTTACTCATTACTAAATTTGTTCTGGCCCCGAAATTGCCAATGGATCCAAAAGAAGAAGTCGAAACTCTTTTTGAAATTTTTTATCATGGAATTAAAAAGGACCAATAA
- a CDS encoding MltA domain-containing protein: MRKTAFYIFLVPIGKNPCHFKWRQIQNLSLFLLLCFFIGWKPLLSEPTQIKDQKQILSDSQNASNFQTALTESVRYFERMPANTKIRLGEVTYSKSEMVESLLELKKIMDLSSLVVDESLLKKRFELKDLSPSAGSPTITGYYEVRIHGRTKPEGEYQYPALSPPVSNPNNITSENPIHFLRERWKEKSIWEKYSKPIVFLRLTDLHLAQLEGSALVQTETNESFRINYAADNGQNYISPSVYLKGICPSLKPYHLSNCIQTKPKEVTEAIFKNPRYIFFEKETHKITEEDLGPLGSAGIRLVPFRSVAMDKQIPLGFPILLSFESSHVQTNDRLVFVHDRGNAISGEGRLDYYLGSGVGIEEFANNLLTKGKVTLLLPKKKNREEKRK; the protein is encoded by the coding sequence ATGAGGAAAACAGCCTTCTATATTTTCTTGGTTCCAATTGGCAAAAATCCCTGTCATTTCAAATGGAGACAGATCCAAAACCTATCCTTATTTTTACTTCTCTGCTTCTTTATTGGTTGGAAACCACTTCTTTCTGAACCAACCCAAATCAAAGATCAGAAACAGATTCTCTCCGATTCCCAGAACGCCAGCAATTTTCAGACGGCCCTCACTGAGTCCGTTCGGTATTTTGAAAGAATGCCAGCAAATACAAAAATTCGTTTGGGTGAGGTTACGTATTCAAAATCGGAGATGGTGGAATCGTTATTGGAACTGAAAAAAATAATGGATTTATCTTCTTTGGTGGTAGACGAGAGCCTACTTAAAAAACGATTTGAACTAAAAGACTTAAGTCCTTCTGCGGGATCACCAACTATAACAGGATATTATGAAGTACGAATTCATGGAAGAACGAAACCTGAAGGTGAATATCAATATCCAGCTTTATCTCCACCCGTATCGAATCCAAATAATATAACTTCAGAAAATCCTATTCACTTTCTTCGAGAGCGATGGAAAGAAAAATCTATTTGGGAAAAATATTCAAAACCAATTGTATTTTTACGTTTGACCGATTTGCATTTAGCACAATTGGAAGGATCAGCTTTGGTTCAAACAGAAACAAACGAATCCTTTCGGATCAATTATGCAGCAGACAATGGTCAAAATTATATTAGTCCTTCCGTTTATCTGAAAGGAATCTGTCCTAGTTTAAAACCATACCACTTATCCAATTGTATCCAAACAAAACCGAAAGAAGTGACGGAAGCAATTTTTAAAAACCCAAGATATATATTTTTTGAGAAAGAAACACATAAAATTACGGAAGAGGACCTTGGGCCATTGGGAAGTGCTGGAATTCGCTTGGTTCCCTTTCGTTCCGTTGCCATGGACAAACAAATTCCCTTAGGATTTCCTATCCTTCTATCTTTTGAGTCGAGTCATGTGCAAACAAACGATCGTTTGGTGTTTGTTCACGACCGCGGAAATGCTATCTCAGGTGAGGGCAGATTGGATTATTATTTAGGAAGTGGAGTAGGAATTGAAGAATTTGCCAACAATTTGCTAACTAAAGGAAAAGTTACCTTGTTACTTCCAAAAAAGAAAAACAGAGAAGAGAAAAGAAAATAA
- the rpmH gene encoding 50S ribosomal protein L34, translated as MKRTYQPSNIKRVRTHGFRTRMATPGGRNVIASRRRKGRAKLTVSDEKIGRKF; from the coding sequence ATGAAACGTACGTACCAACCGAGTAATATTAAACGCGTGAGAACTCACGGATTCCGAACTAGAATGGCTACCCCAGGTGGAAGAAATGTGATAGCCTCCAGAAGAAGAAAAGGACGCGCTAAATTGACTGTTTCCGACGAAAAAATCGGGAGAAAGTTCTAA
- the yidD gene encoding membrane protein insertion efficiency factor YidD produces MNRLFLVLIYLYKKLLSPLLPPACRFTPSCSEYAKEAFETYPWYKAFVLSVVRISKCHPYHEGGHDPLPKSFNKS; encoded by the coding sequence ATGAATCGGCTGTTTTTGGTTCTTATTTACCTCTACAAAAAACTGCTGTCCCCCCTATTGCCTCCGGCTTGCCGATTTACCCCAAGTTGTTCTGAATACGCCAAAGAAGCCTTTGAGACCTACCCATGGTACAAAGCGTTTGTTCTGAGTGTTGTTCGAATTTCTAAATGCCACCCCTATCACGAAGGCGGGCATGACCCATTACCGAAATCCTTTAACAAGAGTTAA